The Streptomyces sp. Je 1-332 genome has a window encoding:
- a CDS encoding carbohydrate ABC transporter permease, giving the protein MTTTTLGAPTAPAPVPHKQRGPAAARARRKRVLHWIAVHSVAIAVALLFVLPFVFVFLTSVMSDSQAMSGDLWPDSWHWSNYKAVFETPGFLDWWRNSLMYAGLGTLFTVCSAIPVAYALAKFRFRGRRTAMLLVISTMMLPPQVIVIPMYLVWAQQFHLSGTLWPLIIPMAFGDAYSIFLLRQFLLTIPKEYIESAKVDGCGEFRTMIKIVVPMAKPGIAAIALFQFFYCWNDYFGPQIYAAQNPGAWTLSYGLESFKSAHSVNWNMTMAATLLVMAPVIIIFFFAQKAFVEGVTLTGVKG; this is encoded by the coding sequence ATGACGACCACGACTCTCGGCGCGCCGACCGCGCCCGCCCCCGTCCCGCACAAGCAGCGCGGCCCCGCCGCCGCCCGCGCCCGCCGCAAGCGGGTCCTGCACTGGATCGCCGTGCACAGCGTGGCGATAGCCGTCGCGCTGCTCTTCGTCCTGCCCTTCGTCTTCGTCTTCCTTACGTCGGTGATGAGCGACTCGCAGGCGATGAGCGGCGACCTGTGGCCCGACTCCTGGCACTGGTCCAACTACAAGGCCGTGTTCGAGACGCCGGGCTTCCTGGACTGGTGGCGCAACTCGCTCATGTACGCGGGCCTCGGCACCCTCTTCACCGTCTGCTCGGCGATCCCCGTGGCGTACGCGCTCGCCAAGTTCCGCTTCCGCGGCCGGCGCACCGCGATGCTGCTTGTCATCTCCACGATGATGCTGCCGCCGCAGGTCATCGTGATCCCGATGTACCTGGTGTGGGCCCAGCAGTTCCACCTGTCGGGCACGTTGTGGCCGCTGATCATCCCGATGGCGTTCGGCGACGCGTACTCGATCTTCCTGCTGAGGCAGTTCCTCCTGACCATCCCCAAGGAGTACATCGAGTCGGCGAAGGTCGACGGCTGCGGCGAGTTCCGCACGATGATCAAGATCGTCGTCCCGATGGCCAAGCCCGGTATCGCCGCCATCGCGCTCTTCCAGTTCTTCTACTGCTGGAACGACTACTTCGGACCGCAGATCTACGCGGCCCAGAACCCCGGCGCCTGGACGCTCAGTTACGGCCTGGAATCGTTCAAGAGCGCCCACAGCGTCAACTGGAACATGACCATGGCGGCGACCCTGCTCGTCATGGCGCCGGTCATCATCATCTTCTTCTTCGCACAAAAGGCCTTCGTCGAAGGCGTCACCCTCACCGGAGTAAAGGGCTGA
- a CDS encoding glutamate ABC transporter substrate-binding protein → MRTRGLARMRGWGGAAAMAVACALTGSLVLVLPEAGSAVKSGQGESRASQGSAVAAPARAEECETPEESLSPDDKDGPTIDAIRERPVKKLIVGVDQNSFRWGYRDPNKKTATLEGFDIDLAHKIAEEILGDRDAVLFRAIPTNQRVKAIQSGQVDMVVRTMTITCDREKEVSFSTAYFKTGQQVLAPKSSDITGFDDSLDGKKVCSAKGSTALTKLEELKKEGLDADIGTTVPNQLDCLVRLQLGEVDAVVTDSALAASQAAQDPTVELKGDAPLNTEYYGVAMKKPEKGEDDLVRRVNQVLEDYRKSGWQKSYDHWLKPALGESAGPPAPKYSD, encoded by the coding sequence ATGCGTACGCGAGGACTGGCGAGGATGCGCGGCTGGGGCGGAGCTGCCGCCATGGCGGTGGCCTGCGCGCTCACGGGCTCCCTCGTGCTCGTGCTCCCGGAGGCAGGCAGCGCGGTCAAGTCCGGCCAGGGAGAGAGCCGCGCCTCCCAGGGCTCCGCGGTTGCCGCACCCGCGCGCGCCGAGGAGTGCGAGACCCCGGAGGAGAGCCTCTCGCCGGACGACAAGGACGGCCCGACGATCGATGCCATCCGCGAACGCCCGGTGAAGAAGCTCATCGTCGGCGTCGACCAGAACAGCTTCCGCTGGGGCTACCGCGACCCGAACAAGAAGACGGCGACGCTCGAAGGCTTCGACATCGACCTCGCGCACAAGATTGCCGAGGAGATCCTCGGCGACCGCGACGCCGTGCTCTTCCGGGCCATCCCCACCAACCAGCGCGTCAAGGCGATACAGAGCGGCCAGGTCGACATGGTGGTGCGGACCATGACGATCACCTGCGACCGCGAGAAGGAAGTCTCCTTCTCCACCGCCTACTTCAAGACCGGGCAGCAGGTGCTCGCCCCCAAGTCCTCGGACATCACCGGGTTCGACGACTCCCTGGACGGCAAGAAGGTCTGCTCCGCGAAGGGTTCCACGGCCCTCACCAAGCTGGAGGAGCTCAAGAAGGAGGGCCTCGATGCCGACATCGGTACTACGGTCCCGAACCAACTCGACTGTCTGGTAAGGCTTCAGCTCGGTGAGGTGGACGCCGTCGTGACCGACAGCGCGCTCGCCGCGAGCCAGGCCGCGCAGGACCCGACGGTCGAGCTCAAGGGCGACGCACCGCTCAACACGGAGTACTACGGCGTGGCGATGAAGAAGCCGGAGAAGGGCGAGGACGACCTGGTGCGGCGGGTCAACCAAGTCCTTGAGGACTACCGCAAGAGCGGCTGGCAGAAGAGTTATGACCACTGGCTGAAGCCGGCCCTCGGTGAATCGGCGGGACCGCCCGCGCCGAAGTACAGCGACTGA
- a CDS encoding BadF/BadG/BcrA/BcrD ATPase family protein, giving the protein MGVGMSVLAIDAGNSKTDVAVVAADGTVVGAARGGGFQPPQVGVETAVDILEEAVTRALAEAGTDAVGHVSACLANADLPVEERELGLALRRRAWGPSVDVRNDTFAILRAGLLEDAEPRGVAVVCGAGINCVGMLPDGRTARFPAIGRISGDWGGGGGLAEEALWYAARAEDGRGDATALRETLPAHFGLPSMYALIEALHLGSIAPVRRHELTPVLFATAAAGDAVARALVDRMADEVVAMSTVALDRLGLLGEETPVLLGGSVLAARHPQLDDRVRALLAERAPKAVARVVVARPVLGAALLGLDQVGAPTEVHARVRGHYESGVGA; this is encoded by the coding sequence GTGGGCGTAGGCATGAGCGTGCTCGCGATCGACGCGGGCAACAGCAAGACCGACGTCGCGGTGGTCGCGGCCGATGGCACCGTCGTCGGCGCGGCCCGCGGCGGCGGGTTCCAGCCGCCCCAGGTCGGCGTCGAGACCGCGGTGGACATTCTGGAGGAGGCGGTGACGCGGGCCCTGGCCGAGGCGGGCACCGACGCCGTCGGGCATGTGTCCGCCTGTCTCGCCAACGCCGATCTCCCGGTCGAGGAGCGGGAGTTGGGCCTTGCGCTGCGCCGCCGCGCGTGGGGCCCTTCCGTCGACGTACGCAACGACACCTTCGCCATCCTGCGGGCCGGGCTCCTGGAGGACGCCGAGCCGCGGGGCGTCGCCGTGGTGTGCGGGGCCGGCATCAACTGCGTGGGCATGCTGCCCGACGGGCGCACCGCGCGCTTCCCCGCCATCGGCCGGATCTCCGGCGACTGGGGCGGCGGTGGCGGCCTCGCCGAGGAGGCGCTCTGGTACGCGGCGCGGGCGGAGGACGGCCGCGGCGATGCGACCGCGCTGCGGGAGACCTTGCCCGCGCACTTCGGCCTGCCCTCCATGTACGCGCTGATCGAGGCCCTGCACCTGGGCTCCATCGCCCCCGTACGGCGGCACGAGCTGACGCCGGTGCTCTTCGCGACGGCGGCGGCGGGTGACGCGGTGGCGCGCGCCCTGGTGGACCGGATGGCCGACGAGGTCGTCGCCATGTCGACCGTGGCCCTGGACCGCCTCGGCCTGCTCGGCGAGGAGACTCCGGTGCTGCTCGGCGGCAGCGTCCTCGCCGCCCGGCATCCGCAACTGGACGACCGCGTACGGGCTTTGCTGGCCGAGCGGGCGCCCAAGGCGGTGGCCAGGGTGGTCGTCGCCCGTCCGGTGCTCGGCGCGGCGCTGCTCGGCCTTGACCAGGTGGGGGCGCCGACCGAGGTGCACGCGCGCGTGCGGGGGCACTACGAGAGTGGCGTGGGAGCCTGA
- a CDS encoding 6-phospho-beta-glucosidase, producing the protein MKLAVVGGGSTYTPELIDGFARLRDTLPIEELVLVDPAADRLDLVGGLARRIFAKQGHPGRIVTTSDVDAGVADADAVLLQLRVGGQAARQQDETWPLECGCVGQETTGAGGLAKALRTVPVVLDIAERVRRTNPNAWIIDFTNPVGIVTRALLQAGHKAVGLCNVAIGFQRKFAKLLDVAPGEVHLDHVGLNHLTWETGVRLGGPGGEDILPKLLAEHGDAVAADLRMPREIVDRLGVVPSYYLRYFYQHDAVVEELRTKPSRAAEVAAMERELLEMYGDPTLDEKPELLAKRGGAFYSEAAVDLAASLLGNGGSPHQVVNTVNNGTLPFLPDDAVIEVQATVDGTGAKPLAVPKLDPLYAGLIANVTGYEDLALQAALHGGRDRVFRALLAHPLVGQYAYAEALTDRLIAHNREHLAWA; encoded by the coding sequence ATGAAGCTCGCAGTGGTCGGCGGAGGGTCGACCTACACACCCGAACTCATCGACGGATTCGCGCGGTTGAGGGACACCCTGCCGATCGAGGAGCTCGTCCTCGTCGACCCCGCCGCCGACCGTCTCGACCTCGTCGGGGGCCTGGCACGGCGCATCTTCGCCAAGCAGGGGCACCCCGGCCGCATCGTCACCACCTCCGACGTGGACGCGGGCGTCGCGGACGCCGACGCGGTCCTGCTCCAGCTCCGTGTCGGCGGGCAGGCGGCCCGCCAACAGGACGAGACGTGGCCCCTGGAGTGCGGCTGCGTCGGCCAGGAGACCACCGGCGCGGGCGGCCTGGCGAAGGCCCTGCGCACCGTGCCGGTCGTCCTGGACATCGCCGAGCGCGTACGCCGTACGAATCCGAACGCGTGGATCATCGACTTCACCAACCCGGTGGGCATCGTCACCCGGGCACTGCTCCAGGCCGGGCACAAGGCCGTCGGCCTGTGCAACGTGGCGATCGGCTTCCAGCGGAAGTTCGCCAAGCTGCTCGACGTCGCGCCGGGCGAGGTCCATCTGGACCACGTCGGCCTCAACCACCTCACCTGGGAGACGGGCGTACGTCTGGGGGGTCCGGGCGGCGAGGACATCCTGCCCAAGCTGCTCGCCGAGCACGGGGACGCGGTCGCCGCCGACCTGCGCATGCCGCGCGAGATCGTCGACCGGCTCGGCGTCGTGCCCTCGTACTACCTGCGGTACTTCTACCAGCATGACGCGGTGGTCGAGGAGCTGCGGACCAAGCCGTCGCGCGCCGCCGAAGTGGCAGCGATGGAGCGCGAGTTGCTGGAGATGTACGGCGACCCGACGCTCGACGAGAAGCCGGAGCTGCTCGCCAAGCGCGGCGGCGCCTTCTACTCGGAGGCGGCCGTGGACCTCGCGGCCTCGCTGCTCGGCAACGGGGGCAGCCCGCACCAGGTGGTGAACACCGTCAACAACGGCACGCTGCCGTTCCTGCCGGACGACGCCGTGATCGAGGTGCAGGCCACGGTCGACGGCACGGGTGCCAAGCCCCTGGCGGTGCCGAAGCTCGACCCGCTGTACGCGGGGCTCATCGCCAACGTCACCGGCTACGAGGACCTGGCACTCCAGGCCGCCCTGCACGGCGGCCGCGACCGCGTCTTCAGGGCGCTGCTCGCCCACCCGCTGGTCGGCCAGTACGCGTACGCGGAAGCGCTCACCGACCGGCTCATCGCGCACAACCGGGAGCACCTGGCGTGGGCGTAG